The Carnobacterium sp. 17-4 genome has a window encoding:
- a CDS encoding metal ABC transporter permease — MDVLSALFFDYTFQVVVFGSSILGLLSGVIGSFAVLRKQSLLGDAVSHAALPGICLAFILTSNKQMEILLLGALISGLLATWLIMVIVKHSKVKFDSALALTTAVFFGLGLVLLTFIQKSPNSNQAGLEKFIFGQSSTLLERDVRIMFLVGIVLLIVVIAFWKEFKLMAFDHSFATSIGLPVYWMNSLLATLTVIVIVMGLQSVGVILMSSLLIGPAVAARQWTNHLSIMVVLAAIFGCVSGIIGTMISSLGQQIPTGPTIVLIISSIVLISILFAPSRGIIWKLIKNMQRKKEFASQLKKGG, encoded by the coding sequence ATGGATGTACTAAGTGCTCTTTTCTTTGATTATACTTTTCAAGTAGTCGTTTTCGGTTCGAGCATCTTAGGCTTATTAAGCGGTGTTATCGGAAGTTTTGCAGTTTTGCGTAAACAAAGTTTACTTGGTGATGCGGTAAGTCATGCAGCTCTACCAGGAATCTGTCTAGCATTTATTCTTACCTCAAATAAACAAATGGAAATTTTGTTGCTCGGAGCGCTTATTTCAGGTTTGCTGGCTACTTGGTTGATTATGGTTATCGTTAAACACTCTAAAGTTAAATTCGATAGTGCATTGGCGCTGACTACAGCTGTGTTCTTTGGCCTTGGTTTAGTTTTATTGACCTTTATCCAAAAAAGTCCAAACTCTAATCAAGCTGGTTTGGAAAAATTTATTTTTGGACAATCTTCTACTCTTTTAGAGCGAGATGTCAGAATCATGTTCCTAGTAGGGATTGTGTTGTTGATCGTGGTCATCGCGTTCTGGAAAGAATTTAAATTAATGGCTTTTGATCATTCATTTGCTACCAGTATTGGATTGCCAGTCTACTGGATGAATAGTCTTTTAGCGACTCTAACGGTGATCGTTATCGTGATGGGATTACAATCGGTTGGAGTTATCTTAATGAGTTCTCTATTGATTGGACCAGCAGTAGCAGCTAGACAATGGACGAATCATTTATCTATTATGGTAGTATTAGCAGCAATTTTTGGGTGTGTTTCTGGAATTATTGGAACTATGATTAGTTCATTAGGCCAACAAATTCCAACAGGACCAACTATTGTTCTAATTATCAGTTCAATTGTGTTGATCAGTATTCTTTTTGCTCCAAGTAGAGGGATTATTTGGAAATTGATCAAAAATATGCAACGTAAAAAAGAGTTTGCAAGTCAATTAAAGAAAGGCGGATAA
- the queA gene encoding tRNA preQ1(34) S-adenosylmethionine ribosyltransferase-isomerase QueA — MLTTKDFDFDLPEELIAQTPLENRSSSKLLILNKETGEVDDKHFTDILEELNEGDALVMNDTRVLPARLHGVKPETGAHLEILLLKNTEKDQWETLVKPAKKATVGTVISFGDGRLTATVTEELNHGGRIIDFSYDGIFLEVLESLGEMPLPPYIKERLEDSERYQTVYAKENGSAAAPTAGLHFTEELLEKIKSKGVKLIFLTLHVGLGTFRPVSVDSIEDHEMHSEFYRLTEESATELTAVRNNGGRIVAVGTTSIRTLETIGTKFNGEIKADSGWTDIFISPGYTFKVVDAFSTNFHLPKSTLVMLVSAFAGREHVLAAYQHAVDEKYRFFSFGDAMFVK, encoded by the coding sequence ATGTTAACAACAAAAGATTTTGATTTTGATTTACCAGAAGAACTAATTGCTCAAACCCCTTTAGAAAATCGCTCAAGTTCAAAATTATTGATTTTAAACAAAGAAACTGGCGAAGTTGACGATAAACACTTCACGGATATCCTTGAGGAACTTAATGAAGGTGATGCGTTGGTCATGAATGATACACGTGTATTGCCAGCACGGTTACACGGAGTAAAACCAGAAACTGGCGCACATCTTGAAATATTGTTATTAAAAAATACAGAAAAAGATCAATGGGAAACGCTTGTTAAACCAGCTAAAAAAGCTACCGTGGGCACGGTTATTTCTTTTGGAGATGGGAGATTGACTGCGACTGTAACGGAAGAATTAAATCATGGGGGAAGGATCATTGATTTTTCTTATGATGGCATCTTTTTAGAAGTTTTGGAATCATTAGGAGAAATGCCCCTTCCTCCATACATCAAAGAGCGATTAGAAGATAGTGAACGTTATCAAACTGTCTATGCAAAAGAAAACGGTTCTGCTGCTGCCCCTACAGCTGGCTTGCATTTTACAGAAGAATTACTAGAAAAAATCAAGTCAAAAGGTGTAAAATTGATTTTCTTAACGCTACATGTAGGGCTAGGTACTTTCAGACCCGTGAGTGTAGATTCGATTGAAGACCATGAGATGCATTCAGAATTTTACCGTTTAACAGAAGAATCTGCCACAGAATTAACAGCTGTTCGAAACAATGGCGGTAGAATTGTTGCTGTGGGGACAACCTCTATTCGTACGTTAGAAACGATTGGTACCAAATTTAATGGAGAAATAAAAGCAGACAGCGGATGGACGGATATTTTTATTTCACCGGGCTACACATTCAAAGTTGTGGATGCTTTTTCAACTAACTTTCATTTGCCAAAATCAACATTAGTAATGTTGGTCAGTGCTTTTGCAGGAAGAGAGCATGTTTTAGCTGCGTATCAACATGCAGTTGATGAAAAATATCGTTTCTTTAGTTTTGGAGATGCAATGTTTGTTAAATAA
- a CDS encoding TetR/AcrR family transcriptional regulator translates to MANVNAEALTKTQQRIIDAALDLVSHVGYKSTTTKMIAQKAEVNETTIFKNFQSKQALMDTAFKQHTKQITNEVDEFFSQSFKDTTDLMQQSGRFIADIFDKHRQIVLSTIKEVGNEQTKSIFNYKQEYIQQLLCTKLKEFSKEHLLTDQQYETIVFMFNSAIMSLLVDKARKEYSDEEPGLTIHLKDVIELTLKTVR, encoded by the coding sequence GTGGCAAATGTAAACGCGGAAGCATTAACGAAGACGCAACAACGTATTATTGATGCAGCATTAGATTTAGTTTCACATGTGGGGTATAAAAGTACTACAACAAAAATGATTGCACAAAAAGCTGAAGTTAATGAAACAACTATTTTTAAAAATTTTCAATCTAAACAAGCTTTAATGGATACCGCTTTTAAACAACATACAAAACAAATTACTAACGAAGTAGATGAATTTTTCTCTCAGAGTTTTAAAGACACAACGGATTTAATGCAACAGTCCGGTCGTTTTATTGCGGATATTTTTGATAAGCATCGCCAAATTGTTCTCAGTACAATTAAAGAAGTAGGAAATGAACAAACAAAATCGATTTTTAACTATAAACAGGAATACATCCAACAATTATTGTGTACAAAATTAAAAGAATTTTCGAAAGAACATTTATTAACTGATCAACAATATGAAACAATTGTTTTTATGTTTAATAGTGCTATTATGAGCCTTTTAGTTGATAAAGCTAGAAAAGAATATTCAGATGAAGAACCAGGACTGACGATTCATTTGAAAGATGTCATTGAGTTGACACTAAAAACAGTGCGTTAA
- the tgt gene encoding tRNA guanosine(34) transglycosylase Tgt, whose amino-acid sequence MTEPAIKYRLIKKEKHTGARLGEIITPHGTFQTPMFMPVGTLGTVKSIAPEELESMGASIILSNTYHLWLRPGEDIVEEAGGLHKFMNWDKGILTDSGGFQVFSLSDLRRIEEEGVHFRNHLNGSKMFLSPEKAINIQNKLGPDIMMSFDECPPFDESFDYVKKSVERTSRWAERGLKAHAKPDSQGLFGIIQGAGFKELRQQSARDLVSMDFPGYSIGGLSVGEPKESMNKVLEYTTPLIPDDKPRYLMGVGTADSLIDGVIRGVDMFDCVLPTRIARNGTCMTSKGRVVIKNAQYERDFGPLDDKCDCYTCRNYTRAYIRHLIKADETFGLRLTSYHNLYFLLNVMKDVRQAIMDDNLLEYRESFFEEYGYNKPNARNF is encoded by the coding sequence ATGACCGAACCAGCAATTAAATACCGATTGATAAAAAAAGAAAAACATACAGGAGCAAGACTAGGAGAAATTATTACTCCTCATGGAACTTTCCAAACACCGATGTTTATGCCAGTTGGGACATTGGGAACTGTTAAAAGTATTGCCCCTGAAGAATTAGAGTCAATGGGAGCAAGTATTATATTAAGCAATACGTATCATTTATGGTTGCGCCCTGGTGAAGATATCGTTGAAGAAGCAGGTGGACTACACAAGTTTATGAACTGGGACAAAGGTATTTTAACCGATTCAGGTGGATTTCAAGTATTTTCATTAAGTGATCTGCGCAGAATTGAAGAAGAAGGGGTTCATTTTAGGAATCATTTAAATGGCTCTAAAATGTTCTTATCACCAGAGAAAGCTATTAATATTCAAAATAAACTAGGACCGGATATTATGATGAGTTTTGATGAATGTCCACCTTTTGACGAAAGTTTTGATTATGTAAAAAAATCAGTTGAACGAACAAGTCGTTGGGCTGAAAGAGGGTTGAAAGCACATGCAAAACCGGATAGCCAAGGATTATTTGGGATTATTCAAGGTGCTGGGTTCAAAGAACTTCGTCAACAAAGCGCTCGTGACTTGGTATCAATGGATTTTCCAGGGTATTCAATAGGAGGGTTATCTGTTGGAGAACCAAAAGAAAGTATGAATAAAGTACTTGAATATACTACACCTCTTATTCCAGATGATAAACCGCGTTATTTGATGGGCGTAGGTACTGCCGATTCATTGATTGATGGTGTCATTAGAGGAGTCGATATGTTTGATTGCGTGTTGCCTACTCGTATTGCTCGTAATGGGACATGTATGACCAGTAAAGGTCGAGTGGTTATCAAAAATGCACAATATGAACGCGATTTTGGGCCATTGGATGATAAATGTGATTGCTACACTTGTCGAAATTATACAAGAGCTTATATCCGTCATTTGATTAAAGCGGATGAAACATTTGGGTTACGTTTGACTAGTTACCATAATTTGTATTTCTTGTTAAATGTAATGAAAGATGTAAGACAGGCTATTATGGATGATAATTTATTGGAATACAGAGAAAGTTTTTTTGAAGAATATGGTTACAATAAACCGAATGCTAGAAATTTCTAA
- a CDS encoding metal ABC transporter ATP-binding protein: MENEQIEKTTAIRLNQLTVAYEAQPVLWNISVNIPKGTLTAIVGPNGAGKSTLIKSLINLIKPIAGEVDFTFEQTKDENYGKNKNLVAYVPQNGSVDWDFPTTVLDVVVMGRYGHLGWFKRPKKKDKALANEMLAKVGMADFKDKQISQLSGGQRQRVFLARALVQEAEIYLMDEPFQGVDAQTEKIIIQLLKELKTEGKTIVVVHHDLQTVPEYFDEVILINRELIGSGPIETTFTKELIAKTYRQNQTKPWEEE; encoded by the coding sequence ATGGAGAATGAACAAATAGAAAAAACGACTGCAATACGCTTAAATCAATTAACTGTAGCTTATGAAGCACAACCGGTTTTGTGGAATATTTCGGTTAATATCCCTAAAGGCACATTAACAGCTATTGTTGGACCAAATGGTGCGGGTAAATCTACACTTATTAAATCTTTAATCAATTTAATAAAGCCAATTGCTGGTGAAGTAGATTTTACTTTTGAACAAACAAAAGATGAAAATTATGGGAAAAATAAAAATTTAGTCGCATATGTACCTCAAAATGGAAGTGTGGATTGGGATTTTCCAACAACTGTTTTAGATGTCGTTGTGATGGGAAGATATGGTCACTTAGGATGGTTTAAAAGGCCTAAAAAGAAAGATAAAGCCTTAGCAAATGAGATGCTTGCAAAAGTAGGGATGGCTGACTTCAAAGATAAACAAATCAGTCAATTATCTGGTGGACAAAGACAGCGTGTCTTTCTAGCTCGTGCATTGGTTCAAGAAGCGGAAATTTACTTAATGGATGAACCTTTCCAAGGTGTAGATGCGCAAACAGAAAAAATTATTATTCAATTGCTAAAGGAATTGAAAACAGAGGGGAAAACGATTGTCGTTGTTCACCATGACTTACAAACTGTGCCAGAATATTTTGATGAAGTTATTTTAATTAATCGCGAATTGATTGGAAGTGGACCAATTGAAACAACTTTTACTAAAGAGTTGATTGCTAAAACTTATCGTCAAAATCAAACAAAACCATGGGAGGAAGAATAA
- the yajC gene encoding preprotein translocase subunit YajC: protein MELILNFVPFIAIMGLMYFMMIRPQKKAATKTQNMLDAMKKGDSIVTIGGLHGIIDEVNTTNNTVVLDCDGIFLTFEKKAIARIVTTGVSTPIEDLGTNTPPQDIVENNTDEKL, encoded by the coding sequence ATGGAGTTAATTCTTAATTTTGTACCTTTTATTGCGATTATGGGTTTGATGTATTTTATGATGATTCGCCCGCAAAAAAAAGCTGCTACAAAAACACAAAATATGCTTGATGCTATGAAAAAAGGTGATTCAATTGTAACAATTGGTGGACTACATGGGATTATTGATGAAGTGAATACAACCAATAATACTGTTGTACTTGATTGTGACGGAATCTTTTTAACATTTGAAAAGAAAGCCATTGCTCGCATAGTGACTACTGGAGTTTCAACTCCTATAGAAGATCTTGGAACAAACACACCACCTCAAGATATAGTAGAAAACAATACTGACGAAAAACTTTAA
- a CDS encoding post-transcriptional regulator, translating into MLLINESFAYYAKYEPWLKLKMQEFNQMGYHQINEEDLWNYVTSFCWKKIRPTHYYQQINDIMKITPNQYLDYAALEAQVYKVTSLEEMNFDDLF; encoded by the coding sequence ATGCTGTTGATTAATGAATCCTTTGCTTACTATGCTAAGTACGAACCGTGGCTAAAATTAAAAATGCAAGAATTTAATCAAATGGGTTACCATCAAATAAATGAAGAAGATTTATGGAATTATGTTACAAGCTTCTGTTGGAAAAAAATAAGACCAACACACTATTACCAACAAATTAATGATATTATGAAAATTACACCAAATCAGTACTTAGATTATGCTGCTTTAGAAGCTCAAGTTTATAAAGTTACTTCACTTGAAGAAATGAACTTTGACGATCTATTTTAA
- the adhE gene encoding bifunctional acetaldehyde-CoA/alcohol dehydrogenase — protein sequence MMEVGMKEKIKTDKKSAVSNNVSVVDAIDNLVNRGKEALSVLETFDQEKVDFIVHQMAMAGLSQHMPLAKMAVEETGRGIYEDKCIKNMFATESIWNSIKDNKTVGIISKDNQTELIEVATPVGVVCGVTPVTNPTSTTMFKALIALKTRNPIIFSFHPSAQKCSIAAATVLKEAAIKAGAPENCIQWIEQPSLEATNNLMQHPGVAIVLATGGSAMVKSAYSTGKPALGVGPGNVPSYIEKSAKIKRAVNDIIASKTFDNGMICASEQAVIVDKEIYQEVKEEFKKHSIYFAKPNEIEKFEKAVMNEAKVAVNPEIVGQAPYKIAALAGIEIPHETKMIVVEINGVGADYPLSREKLSPVLAMIKADSTRHAFDLSQQMLELGGLGHSAAIHTQNDALAEKFGVEMKACRILVNSPTAQGGIGDLYNNMIPSLTLGCGSYGKNSISKNVTAVNLMNVKTIAKRRNNMQWFKLPAKIYFEKNSLAYLQDMENIERVFLVCDPGMVKFGYADTVVQELMKRTNKVQIEIFSDVEPNPSTDTVKAGTEAMVRFQPDTIIAIGGGSAMDAAKGMWLFYEKPETIFFGAKQKFLDIRKRTYKIPNLTKTQFVCIPTTSGTGSEVTPFAVITDSETHVKYPLADYALTPDVAIIDPQFVMSVPKSVTADTGMDVLTHAIESYVSVMASDYTRGLSLQAIKLVFENLRASYEYGTEEAREKMHNASTMAGMAFANAFLGINHSIAHKIGAAYDIPHGRTNAILLPHVVRYNAKDPAKHALFPKYEYFHAHEDYAEIARFLGFKGNTTEELVESLVQEINKLGKDVGIDMSLKGQGVTSENLYNTVDELAELAFEDQCTTANPKQPLISELKQIIIDAFEEVH from the coding sequence ATGATGGAAGTTGGTATGAAAGAAAAAATCAAAACAGATAAAAAAAGTGCTGTAAGTAATAATGTTAGTGTAGTTGATGCAATCGACAACTTAGTTAACCGAGGGAAAGAAGCATTAAGTGTTTTAGAAACATTTGATCAAGAAAAAGTTGATTTTATCGTTCATCAAATGGCAATGGCTGGTTTAAGCCAACATATGCCTTTGGCTAAAATGGCAGTTGAAGAAACAGGTAGAGGAATCTATGAAGATAAATGCATTAAAAATATGTTTGCTACAGAATCTATTTGGAATTCTATAAAAGACAATAAAACAGTTGGGATCATTAGTAAAGATAATCAAACTGAACTGATAGAAGTAGCCACACCAGTCGGAGTAGTATGTGGTGTAACACCTGTTACTAATCCAACATCTACAACAATGTTTAAAGCTTTAATTGCTTTAAAAACACGGAACCCAATTATTTTCTCTTTTCATCCAAGTGCACAAAAATGTTCTATAGCTGCAGCAACTGTTTTGAAAGAAGCGGCTATAAAAGCTGGAGCACCAGAAAACTGTATTCAATGGATCGAGCAACCTTCATTGGAAGCTACGAATAACTTGATGCAACATCCGGGAGTTGCGATTGTGTTAGCAACTGGAGGATCTGCGATGGTTAAATCAGCTTATTCTACTGGCAAACCAGCTTTAGGAGTAGGACCAGGGAATGTCCCAAGTTACATTGAAAAATCTGCAAAAATCAAACGTGCAGTTAATGATATTATTGCATCAAAAACATTTGATAATGGAATGATTTGTGCTTCAGAACAAGCAGTTATTGTAGATAAAGAAATTTATCAAGAAGTAAAAGAGGAGTTTAAAAAACATTCTATTTATTTTGCTAAACCAAACGAAATAGAAAAATTTGAAAAAGCTGTTATGAATGAAGCAAAAGTTGCTGTAAACCCAGAAATAGTAGGGCAAGCTCCTTACAAAATTGCAGCACTCGCAGGTATAGAAATACCTCATGAAACGAAAATGATTGTAGTAGAAATAAATGGAGTTGGCGCAGATTATCCGTTATCTCGCGAAAAATTATCTCCAGTACTTGCAATGATCAAAGCAGATTCTACTCGTCATGCATTTGATTTATCTCAACAAATGTTAGAATTGGGCGGATTAGGTCATTCAGCAGCGATCCATACTCAAAATGATGCACTAGCAGAAAAATTTGGAGTAGAAATGAAAGCTTGTCGTATTTTGGTGAACTCTCCAACAGCTCAAGGTGGAATAGGTGATTTATACAACAACATGATTCCTTCATTGACACTAGGTTGCGGATCATATGGAAAAAATTCAATCTCTAAAAATGTTACGGCAGTAAACTTAATGAATGTTAAAACAATTGCGAAACGGAGAAATAATATGCAGTGGTTTAAATTACCAGCAAAAATTTATTTTGAGAAAAATTCTCTTGCTTATTTACAAGACATGGAAAATATCGAACGTGTTTTTCTAGTCTGTGATCCTGGCATGGTAAAATTTGGTTATGCAGATACAGTTGTACAAGAGTTAATGAAGCGAACTAACAAAGTTCAAATTGAAATTTTTTCAGATGTTGAACCAAATCCTTCTACTGACACAGTTAAAGCTGGAACAGAAGCTATGGTTCGTTTTCAACCAGATACGATTATCGCTATTGGTGGCGGTTCTGCGATGGATGCTGCTAAAGGAATGTGGTTGTTCTATGAAAAACCTGAGACGATTTTCTTTGGAGCTAAACAGAAGTTTTTAGATATTCGAAAAAGAACTTACAAAATTCCGAATCTAACAAAAACACAGTTTGTTTGTATTCCAACAACTTCTGGTACGGGATCTGAAGTGACGCCATTTGCAGTAATTACAGATAGTGAAACACACGTGAAATACCCATTGGCTGATTATGCTCTAACACCAGATGTAGCAATCATCGATCCACAGTTTGTTATGAGTGTACCAAAATCGGTAACAGCGGATACAGGTATGGATGTTTTGACACATGCAATCGAATCATATGTTTCTGTGATGGCTAGTGATTACACTAGAGGGTTGAGTCTTCAAGCAATCAAGCTTGTTTTTGAAAATTTACGTGCATCATACGAATATGGTACAGAAGAAGCTCGAGAAAAAATGCATAATGCTTCTACTATGGCTGGGATGGCATTTGCTAATGCATTTTTAGGTATCAATCATTCTATTGCACATAAAATTGGAGCTGCTTATGATATTCCTCATGGACGCACTAATGCGATATTGCTGCCTCATGTTGTTCGTTACAATGCAAAAGATCCAGCAAAACATGCTTTGTTTCCAAAATATGAATATTTCCATGCACATGAAGATTATGCTGAAATCGCACGTTTCTTAGGATTCAAAGGGAATACTACAGAAGAATTAGTGGAATCTTTGGTTCAAGAAATTAATAAATTAGGAAAAGATGTTGGCATTGATATGAGTTTGAAAGGTCAAGGTGTAACGTCTGAGAATTTATACAACACAGTTGACGAATTGGCAGAATTAGCATTTGAAGATCAATGTACCACAGCTAATCCAAAACAACCCTTAATCAGTGAATTGAAACAAATTATTATTGATGCATTTGAAGAAGTACATTAA
- a CDS encoding metal ABC transporter permease: MNPVFEIQLIAVLVSVACALPGVFLVIRGMAMMTDAITHTILLGIVVAFFITQDLNSPLLIVGAALVGILTVWLTELIHQTKLLDKDASIGIIFPLLFSIAIILITRYAGDVHLDTDSVLLGELAFAPFDRLILFGIDVGPQAIYSMAAILILLLLFIGFFYKELKLTSFDALLAASLGFSPVLLHYALMSLVSVTAVGAFEAVGSILVVAFMVGPPVSAYLLTNRLSYMLGISAALGAVNSLIGFQLSMYFDVSIAGMIAVVTGLTFIVIFIFSPKKGFIYELHRKKRQKKILKKALESNHLS, translated from the coding sequence ATGAACCCTGTTTTTGAAATACAACTCATTGCAGTTTTAGTTTCTGTTGCTTGTGCATTACCTGGTGTCTTTCTGGTAATCCGCGGGATGGCTATGATGACAGATGCCATTACTCATACGATTTTATTGGGTATTGTAGTAGCTTTTTTTATCACCCAAGACTTAAATTCGCCATTACTGATTGTTGGTGCTGCACTTGTAGGAATTCTTACAGTTTGGTTGACAGAATTGATTCATCAAACAAAATTACTGGATAAAGATGCCTCTATTGGAATTATTTTTCCGTTGTTGTTTAGTATCGCAATTATTCTCATTACCCGTTATGCTGGAGATGTGCATTTGGATACAGATTCAGTGTTATTAGGAGAATTAGCTTTTGCTCCTTTTGATCGATTGATTCTATTTGGGATTGATGTTGGTCCACAGGCTATTTATTCGATGGCTGCTATCCTTATCCTGCTGCTTTTGTTCATAGGTTTTTTCTACAAAGAACTAAAATTGACTTCGTTTGATGCTTTGTTGGCAGCTTCGTTAGGTTTTTCTCCGGTCTTGTTGCACTATGCATTGATGTCATTGGTGTCCGTTACAGCAGTTGGGGCTTTCGAAGCAGTCGGATCGATATTGGTAGTAGCGTTTATGGTAGGACCTCCAGTTTCAGCGTACCTGTTAACAAATCGGTTAAGTTACATGTTAGGCATTAGTGCTGCCTTAGGTGCTGTAAATAGTTTGATTGGTTTTCAGCTTTCAATGTACTTTGATGTTTCCATTGCGGGTATGATCGCAGTTGTAACTGGTTTAACCTTTATAGTGATCTTTATATTTTCTCCAAAAAAAGGATTTATCTATGAATTGCATCGTAAAAAAAGACAGAAAAAGATATTAAAGAAAGCACTTGAAAGTAATCATTTAAGCTAA
- a CDS encoding metal ABC transporter solute-binding protein, Zn/Mn family: MKTIKRILFSSLFIAFIFLTGCYNFGSDQDSDKLQVVATTTMLTDLLKEIGGEHVDVTGLMSAGVDPHLYKASARDVIYMQSADVVAYNGLELEGKMGEIFQGLEEQKKTVIALEDGLNEDDVLSAGEGSTSIDPHIWFDVGLWKKSAIEVSKGLISADPKNETSYQANLESYLLELEELDQYVTNRVNEIPEDDRVLVTAHDAFSYFGEGYGFNVIGLQGLNTNAEAGTGDISQLADYIVDNGIKAIFIESSVPTRTIESLQAATKAKGFEVEIGGELYSDSLGDKENDSETYIKTVKSNVDTIVDALK, encoded by the coding sequence ATGAAAACTATTAAGCGCATTCTTTTCAGTTCACTGTTTATTGCATTTATTTTTCTAACAGGTTGTTATAATTTTGGGTCAGATCAGGATTCGGATAAATTACAAGTCGTAGCCACAACGACTATGTTAACCGATTTATTGAAAGAAATAGGTGGAGAACATGTTGATGTAACCGGACTGATGTCTGCGGGAGTAGACCCTCATTTGTATAAAGCAAGTGCAAGAGATGTCATCTATATGCAGTCTGCAGATGTAGTAGCTTACAACGGACTAGAACTTGAAGGGAAAATGGGTGAAATATTTCAAGGACTAGAAGAACAGAAAAAGACCGTTATTGCTTTAGAAGATGGTTTAAATGAAGATGATGTTCTCTCTGCTGGAGAAGGAAGTACTTCCATTGACCCGCATATTTGGTTTGATGTAGGTCTTTGGAAAAAATCAGCAATAGAAGTATCTAAAGGGTTGATTTCTGCAGATCCTAAAAATGAAACAAGTTATCAAGCAAACTTAGAAAGTTATTTGCTTGAATTGGAAGAGTTAGATCAATATGTAACCAATCGTGTAAATGAAATACCAGAAGATGATCGTGTTTTGGTAACAGCTCATGATGCCTTTAGTTACTTTGGTGAAGGATATGGATTTAACGTTATTGGGCTTCAAGGATTAAATACAAATGCTGAAGCTGGGACAGGTGATATCAGCCAATTAGCAGATTATATTGTAGACAATGGTATAAAAGCTATTTTTATCGAGTCTTCTGTTCCAACAAGAACCATTGAATCTTTACAGGCAGCTACTAAAGCAAAAGGTTTTGAAGTTGAAATCGGAGGAGAACTCTACTCAGATTCTCTTGGAGATAAAGAAAACGACAGTGAAACTTATATAAAGACAGTGAAATCTAATGTAGATACCATTGTTGATGCGTTGAAATAA
- a CDS encoding metal-dependent transcriptional regulator, which produces MTPNKEDYLKMIYELGGTTKKVTNKELVAGLKVSAASVSEMVTKLLKGGFVEHVPYQGIQLTQEGLQKASALVRKHRLWEVFLVSHLGYAWNEVHEEAEVLEHVTSVELARKLDHYLNFPTVCPHGGMIPTEKGIIDEKKLPNLVDKQVYDVVKIKRVADEKDLLDYLASLEVNIGDVYKIIDIGAYEGPIILESEGKQLAISYKAATSIFIELA; this is translated from the coding sequence ATGACGCCAAATAAAGAAGATTACTTGAAAATGATTTATGAACTTGGTGGTACAACTAAAAAAGTAACCAATAAAGAACTCGTTGCAGGACTAAAGGTATCTGCTGCATCTGTCAGCGAAATGGTGACCAAGTTATTAAAAGGGGGATTTGTTGAACATGTGCCCTATCAAGGGATTCAATTAACCCAAGAGGGCCTTCAAAAAGCAAGTGCTTTGGTAAGGAAACATCGCTTATGGGAAGTTTTTTTAGTTAGCCATTTAGGGTATGCCTGGAATGAGGTTCATGAAGAAGCTGAGGTGTTGGAACACGTTACTTCAGTTGAGTTAGCAAGGAAATTAGATCATTACTTAAATTTCCCCACTGTTTGTCCTCATGGAGGAATGATTCCAACTGAAAAAGGCATCATCGATGAAAAAAAACTCCCGAATTTAGTAGATAAACAAGTTTATGATGTGGTCAAAATTAAAAGAGTCGCAGATGAGAAAGACTTGCTGGATTATTTAGCTTCACTAGAAGTTAACATAGGTGATGTATATAAAATAATAGATATTGGGGCTTATGAAGGACCTATTATACTTGAATCAGAAGGTAAGCAGCTAGCAATCAGTTATAAGGCTGCTACGAGTATTTTTATTGAATTGGCATAG